Proteins encoded within one genomic window of Hyphomicrobiales bacterium:
- the eno gene encoding phosphopyruvate hydratase, giving the protein MPAITDVVAREILDSRGNPTVEVDVLLEDGVLGRAAVPSGASTGKHEAVERRDGGQRYHGKGVRGAVKAVNTEIFEAIAGMDAEGQVAIDETMVALDGTPNKGRLGANAILGVSLAVAKAAAQSTGLPLYRYVGGAGARLLPVPMMNIINGGAHADNPIDIQEFMIVPVGAETLADAVRIGSEVFHTLRGALSDAGHNTNVGDEGGFAPNLASADEALAFIVKSIERAGYKPGEDVVLALDPAASEFFAKGKYVLEGEGKKLDSAGMVDYLEALVNRYPIVSIEDGMAEDDWEGWRHVTERLGARIQLVGDDIFVTNPERLREGIAKKIANSILVKVNQIGTLTETLEAVETAHKAAYTVVISHRSGETEDATIADLAVATNCGQIKTGSLSRSDRLAKYNQLIRIEEELGPRARYAGKSVIRG; this is encoded by the coding sequence ATGCCCGCAATCACCGATGTCGTCGCGCGGGAAATCCTCGATTCGCGCGGCAATCCGACCGTCGAGGTCGATGTCCTGCTCGAAGACGGCGTTCTCGGCCGCGCCGCGGTGCCGTCCGGCGCCTCTACGGGTAAGCACGAGGCGGTCGAGCGCCGCGACGGCGGCCAGCGCTATCACGGCAAGGGCGTGCGCGGCGCCGTCAAGGCGGTCAACACGGAGATCTTCGAGGCCATCGCCGGCATGGACGCGGAAGGCCAGGTCGCCATCGACGAGACGATGGTCGCGCTCGACGGCACGCCGAACAAGGGCCGCCTCGGCGCCAACGCCATTCTCGGCGTGTCGCTCGCCGTCGCCAAGGCTGCGGCGCAGTCGACGGGCCTGCCGCTTTACCGCTATGTCGGCGGCGCCGGCGCCCGCCTGTTGCCGGTGCCGATGATGAACATCATCAATGGCGGCGCCCATGCCGACAACCCGATCGACATCCAGGAATTCATGATCGTGCCGGTCGGCGCCGAGACGCTGGCGGACGCGGTGCGCATCGGCTCGGAAGTGTTCCACACCCTGAGAGGGGCGCTTTCCGACGCCGGCCACAACACCAATGTGGGCGATGAGGGCGGCTTCGCGCCCAATCTCGCCTCCGCCGACGAGGCGCTCGCCTTCATCGTCAAGTCGATCGAGCGGGCCGGCTACAAGCCCGGCGAGGACGTGGTTCTGGCGCTCGACCCGGCCGCCTCGGAATTCTTCGCCAAGGGCAAGTATGTGCTCGAGGGCGAAGGGAAAAAGCTCGATTCCGCCGGCATGGTCGATTATCTGGAAGCGCTTGTTAACCGCTATCCGATCGTCTCCATCGAAGACGGCATGGCCGAGGACGATTGGGAGGGCTGGCGGCACGTGACCGAACGGCTGGGGGCCAGGATCCAGCTCGTCGGCGACGACATCTTCGTCACCAATCCGGAGCGCCTGCGCGAGGGCATCGCCAAGAAAATCGCCAATTCGATCCTCGTCAAGGTCAACCAGATCGGCACCCTCACCGAGACGCTGGAGGCGGTGGAGACCGCGCACAAGGCCGCCTACACCGTGGTCATCTCGCACCGCTCCGGCGAGACCGAGGATGCGACCATCGCCGATCTGGCGGTGGCCACCAATTGCGGCCAGATCAAGACCGGCTCGCTGTCCCGCTCCGACCGGCTCGCCAAATACAACCAGCTCATCCGTATCGAGGAGGAGCTGGGCCCGCGCGCCCGCTACGCCGGCAAGAGCGTCATCCGGGGGTAG